TGCAGACGGGCAAGCAAACTTTCTCGTTAGAATaacttttaagaaaatatttcatgAAATAATATGCTCCTCTATAGTTCCATGACAAAATTAGCTGGAAACTTGGGGAGAGTAATGAAACATTAATTCGAAGTTTTTGGACATTAAGAGAGGACATGAATTGTGGGGTTCGAAGCAATTGGTGGCCATGGATATACCTCTTCCTTTTTCTTCATCTttgtagaaatatatatatttaaacaaaaCTTAATCACAACTGATTAATAGAAGCAGAAAGAAACATAAATTAGCAAAAATCAGATTtacggaaaaaaaaaataaagttcatgATCAAATGATCTCCAAGTTTATAATACTACTTTCCTCTAGTACATTTTTCAATTGAGTTAATGtttcacaataataatatacaagAAATAGCAAGCCAACAAGAATACTGCCAAAACAAATTAGCAAAACAATAGTTGACAGCAATAAATACCTTCTTGATTCCAATCATATTCAGTCGATCCTCACTGCCAATTGCAATAACAGAATCAACAACCATTGATGCAAAGAACTCCTTTTCTCCACCAATGAGTTTTGATGAGAGTGTTGTAGCGGCACACTTGGCCAGTAGGCCTTTCTTTTCTTCTAAACTTTTGCCCTCTATGCTAGTTGCTAGTTCTTTTACTCTCTCAATTGCCTACACCATACATTATTCATAACATTCAGGATAAAAGATAATAGTCCATGCtcatagaaaaaagaaaataggtAAGCTCCGGTACCAAAGTGGATGCAGCACGGTAACTTCTAATCAGAAGTTGGGGGTGGACACCATCCTCTATGAAAGGCTTGGCCTCCTTTAGAAACTCTCCTGCAAGCAGGACAACAGTGGTGGTCCCATCTCCAACctacacaaaaatataaaatgaaaataGGTCAAATTTTGTAAAGATCGTGCCCGCGAACACATAATGACACACCTAAACAATGTTAATGAGCAAAGGCTCCacctcaacccaaagaaatttCCTCACAAGCACTACTATACTATTCCCGTCCACCCATACAACCAATAAATGAAATGCACTGGACGCTTGCAATAATAAATGCATTATCCATTAAAATAGAatgttttaaaataaattgtatgaAGACTACATCAACTAAACAAGCAAAAACTGTCAAGACTACAGCAGTTATCCATGATTCCAGGCAAACACTAAAATCTAGTTGGTACACACGATATTTGGGAAAGTGAAAGATTAAACAGAGGAGTACCATTAACagtgaagaaaagaaagaatgcTTGACAAAGATTGGAACCAGGTGAACCTCAAAATGCACTTGCCAATACAAAGTAAAAGTAGGAAAAAAATCTTCAATAACATATAACAATTTCactagacctaatccacctttgaAAAAGAGACCGGAAAAAAAAGTGTTCACCACAATCACTGAATCACATAAAAGAACACTACCAAAGATATGGGATTAGAAAAATGCTACAAACGTTGGTAACTAGCACAAATAAGAGAGCTAAATACACACCAAGGTCCGTCCCAAAGACACATCATCTCTATTTCTTAATTCCAGCAAACTAATTGACActatttatgaaataaacaaTCCCCATGCCATGATAAGAAATTTCCAAGGCTTCTACAAGAACGGTCAGTCACCACATTAAAAGCCCAACCATCATCAACCACTCTTTATTCCTGCCCTTCATAGTTTCTTTCTTGTAAGAGCTATCACTCCAGTTCTctacttttgaaaaaaaaaatctaccaaAAGCCACTTATCATCCTTGAACATTTTACGATCTTGTGAATACCATGAAATTAAAGGGACTTGAAACCAAACCAAAGGCAAGTGATCAGAAACAGTTCTCTTCCAAGTTACTAACCTAACTTCTAAAAAATTTCTTAATCGGAGAATTATATAAACAACACTTACCCAAATCGGTCTTATTAAGTCTAAGAAGCAATGAAGATGATCCCGAGAGACATAAAATTgtagaaatttcatgaattttgtGTCCCATTCTACTTCAAACCTTTTTTTCTCTATATGAACTACTAACAAAATAGAAAAACCTTCTCGTGAATTCAAatagaaactaagaaaaacatCCCTTTGATGATCTTTTACAGCTACTAAATTTTCAATATCAACAAGCTTGTTAATATCCAGGGCCCAAGTATTCTCCACTCACATTAAAGCTACTTAGCTTTTAGGCCAGTCAACTTTTGAATTCCAACACAACAACATGACAAGAATGAAATAGCTAATCCTACTTCCACCACTTCTACAACCCACTAAAAACAAATCCTCAAAATAAACCACTGAAAACCCAAATAAAGAATTCAAAAACAAAACTTGAAATCACTACACAGTAAAAGAAAAAGACCCAGATGGTTGATGGATCCcattttcacaaccaaatataaCAAACATAAGATTACCTCAAAATCCTGAGACTTAGCAATGGCGACGAGGATCTTAGCATAAATAAACTAAAGCTACTTACATTTTAAGCcagtcatttttccaattccaaCACACAACAACATGACGATAATGAAATAGCAATCTAATTCTACTTCCACCATTTCTACAaccaactaaaaaaaaatcccaaCAACAGAACCACAGAAAACCCAAATAAGGAATTCAAAAACAAAACTTGAAATCAGGGAAGATAGTTAATAGATTCcattttcacaaccaaatacaaaaattacctCAGAATCCTGAGACTTGGCGATATCAACGAGGATCTTAGCAGCAGGATGAACAATATCAAGAAGCTTCATAATAGTAGCACCATCATTAGAAATAGTGACACTACCTTTATCATCATGGATGAGTTTATCCATACCCCTGGGACCAAGAGTGGTCCGAACCACGTCTGCCACAGCAGTACAAGCATTAATATTGCTCACTAACTGAGGTTTCCCTTGAGAAGTATCCGTACCTTCCTTAAGCAATAAGATCTGGGGTTGCTGTTGTTGTTTTCCATTAACGCATTTTCACAAACAGTTGGCGAAACAGAGTCAGTTacatacaaacaaaaaaaaaatgaatacaggaaatgaaatgaaaagagagaaagagagagagagtaccaGCATGGCTGACATTGTTGAGTATGATAAAAGGTCCAAGCTATTGCAAGATCAGAGAAAGCAAGAGgtacaagaagaagaagagagagagtgaggcTGAGTTAGGGTTTTGAATGCCCGCTCTTTCTAGGCTTTCTaagtctttttatttttctttttcttttttcttttttcttttttcttttttctttttttttcttaaatatatttttttggaaaattttataaTGCACAGTGTTAAAATAGATGCATAAATGCACCCCATCTCTGAaaaaaatttagtttaatttttttatatataatcgtGTACGTTGTAGTTATTAGATTAtgtgttaattaattaaaaaatctcatttctaaaataaatttgATAGAACTCAaatgtaacttttgtaaaagaaTAAGAATTTTGCAGCAAATTATTCTTCTGTATGTAATATATttctccaaaaaaaataaacttctaGAAGATAGGTCAGCTAATGTTTGGCATTAGAGACATTTACAACTCGTTCTTTGCTTAGCCAAATTACATCCCACAACTTAAGTCGATAACAATAATGTTCAATATTACCATAAGataaccacttgaggctagccTCAAGTGGTCATAGGAGGGTGTGtgtgtgttggaggtcctgggttcgagtctcaTGTTATACATGATTGTAATATATGAAcgtttaaatcaaaaaaaaaaatatatattaccatAAGATAACACTTTACAAGTCGTTAacgattttttataataattatcaaattaaaatatattaaacataATATTAAAACAAGGGAAAGACTATGTAAGATTAATGTCATACCAAATGATGATTGTTTGGTATGCAGGAATGACAAAGAGAAGTTGGACCATCTTTTTTTCTGCTGCAATATTGTAGCAGGTTGTTGGCAGCAGCTCAAAGAATGACTGCAATGGCAGATCTGCTCAAGTACACTTCAACAAGTAGTGAAATGGTTGCAACGACACAAAGCAAACAACTTCAAGACGAGAGTGTATGCTGCTGTTGTGGCAGCTTTAGCATACAATATTTGGCAAGCCCGAAATGGAGTTTTTTGGGAAGGGAATAGTGTGCAAACTACTcaaatagtaagtaaaacaaaaatatacatCTTGTATAGAATTAAAAGTGTTTGGCCTAAGAAAGTTAGTGCCAAAAACAGGTAATGGTTTGAAAAGTTGGAAAGAAACACACATAACCATATTTGTTGATGTATAGATTATTTTCAGGTCTCGATTGAGATGCTATTAAGCTGTAAATGGATGTTTGGAGTAATGATAATCTCGctgattcataaaaaaaaaaaaaaaacataatattaaAACGAATCATGACATTATAACACCTCACGTATCAATATACTGCTAATATTTTTTGGCAATTCTCGAATTCTTTTTATCTTTGAAAATTATGTGATTTTTCTCCAAAACACCACAAttccaaactttttttttaagtcTTTGAGGCAGTTCATTGTAATATAAATTCATTGCAAACTTAGCCCCATAAAAATTTCTAACAATGTAAAAATAATGTCATTTTCAAATTAGTTTATTAGGATTTATAACCTAATTACTCAATGAGAATAGGATTAGGATTAAGAGTAAAACTCCAACatccaaaacaaaataaacattagaCTAAGAGTAACTAGTGAAAATCAATATTAACATTTGATAAttctttataaaataacattcatAATAGGATCTCGAGTATGTACACTAGGCTCGACCTTGATATTTTGTGGGCCTAAGAAATAACTTTCGATAATGGGGTGTGTTTAAGTATTATTGGGCCTATTTAACAATATTCACAaaactaccattttttttctcATACATATCCTTATATGAGTATAAGAAATTTGGGCCATGAGTTTGGGTGAGCACTAAGCATAAACCTAGCCTGTCTTAGCACCAAATTTTTAAACACACCAAACATGTCATATCATTTCCGCAAAAACTTGATGCAAAGCCGACCTTGAGAATATATAAACCTAAGGGCTATTAAAATTTTGAAGCCTTCACTTtcagaaatatataaaaaaaatatatattgaaaaagaGTGTCATgagactcaaacccacaccatTGTGTAATAAATCATACACCTCAATCAACCAAACTGTGAATATGTGTTGTTTAAAATACACTTAATTTTGCtcaaataaatacctaatgaggctttttattttttattttgggcttCCATAAAATGTGGGTTGTGGgtcctaggcacaggcctagcccgcatATTAGAGTTGAACTCTTTTATCAAGTTTGACCCAAACCCGACCAACTCACATCGACCCGACCCGACCAAACCGAAAATTTAAAGAAACTCGTTCACTTCGGGCGGGTCAAGTTCAATCTGGTACACCTTTTTGGTGGATTTCCAGTTTGATTTTTCAAGTGACCAGGTTCAGGTTTGATTTTTCAAGTGATCGAGTTTCGGGTTGGACTCGAACCTGCCTGTAAACCTTTTTTTGTTACTCTTAtataaactttataataataaaagtttATACTTTACATACATTGgacttaaaatataataatatttactattcttaaaaaagaaaaaaagttacgtgatataatatacatatacttaTTCGATGTTAAAAGTTTAtatgtatgtttaattaaatttaatggtcttttatatatttatatataactagaaaagtgtaagtttttttttttttttttttgaaaatgaaaatcATCATATATTAAACGAATAACTTCGTACCAAATTCGGTAACAGCTCAACCGGAACAGTGTCCAAATTGAAAATGCAATCAGGGTGAGATATAGAGGCCCTTACGCCGCTACATTTGCTGATCGttttacaaaatagaaagaaacatTACGCAAAATACTAAGTAAATACTTGCAATCACTAACAACTTTGCCAAACAAGAAAAGCATAACCACAGAGCTACGGATAGGTATGTTtaagtttatatatttatatataattaggtATGTTTATAGATAATTAGGtgagtgtaaaaaaaaaaattgacaaagtTGACCAGGTCAATTCGCTTAACCCGAACCCACCAATCCACCAACTCGTGAACCCAAAAACAGTTAACCCGTAATATGTGAACAACCTAGGTTTGGGTACAATTTTTTCAACCTGAAACTTGCGAATTCAAAACCCGATCAACCTACTCGATGTTCAGTCCTATTGCCTATGTCTAGGCCCAACCCTATGCAAACCTTGTGTGCACATAACCAAACACtctaaaagtaaataaaaaaaccaTCCATCCAAATAAATCATAGCATAAAAAGAAAAGTTAAAGCCTACTCCAAGACTTTAGGTCATTAAAAGTTATATCAACTAGTAGTTAGATAACTTAATGTTATTGATACTTGGTTTCATATACCAATACAAATCACTTCAGACCCACAACTACATATTTTTCTTCTAGTTCATCAAAAcatcttaaatattcaaatttaaataaacaaAGCAAGATGCAAACTTATTATCACCATAATAGCTCTATTTTTTCACAGCTTCGAAACTGGAAATTTAGGGAAAATTTCTGGTGAGAATTTCTGTGCTGCAGTAAGACTACCCTTAACCTTCACTAATCCCCTGcattaatgtaaaaaaaaatatatgaaaaatacaaaaaaaaattaaaaaaaaaattgagagatgtaattaataattaaaccaaccTCATGAAAGCAACTTGGGGATTCAATTTTCTGAGTGCAATTCTCATAAAATCATCTTCCTTGAATGAAAATGTTACATCTGGCTTTTCTTCTCCTTCCAATTTTCCTTAAATTTCACCAAAATCAAAGAGTGTtactttataaaattaaattattttgcaAAGTGGGATTAAAAATAATGGTTTATTTCCTCATTACAAAGGGAGTTTTTAAGTAAGAACATCACTTTTGTTACTTTTTagggatatttttttcaattattattagtatttagaaaaattataataaaacttTGTTTTATATGATGATATAAATTGTAGTTATAGCAAGATTTCCACTAATTTTTGTTGGAATAGAATAATTGTGTGCAAACTAACTTTTTTCCCGTATTTTAGAAAATCCAAATAAGTACGTACAACTAACTGTTTGAACACTGTTTTCAATCTAAAATTTCTAAAAGACTGTCCAAGTATTGAAAATTGAAAATGCTCGCACCGTAAAGACAAAAGAGTGATGACCTAGTTaagaattttcttatatattgatCTCGTTTGGCTAAGCTTCTTTAAGTTTTTTTCTAGCTTCTAAAATTTAACAAGTTCATTTAAAAAGACTCTTAAGAAGTTGttttctaaattaaataatttctaatttattcacatttttaataaatatccaaacttttgaaaatgacttttcattttaaaaaagatCTTTACATAATTGTTATCCAAAAGAAAAAACTTACAACTTTTATTGCAAAAGCATAAACTTACCAATATATACAACAAATCATAGTTTGGTGACCAAATAGTGTGACAAAAACAAAACCTTCTAAACCCAAAATAACAACTAAACAATAAAAAGGGTTttctcacaaaatataaaaaccaaCCAATTATACATTTATGCTATAACtttagaaaaatttacaaaaatactgaaattttggttaacttttataaaaatactgtcacacggaatttttttcaaaaatactgtatttttataaaacatcagtaaaacacaaatcagaacaacttaaaacaacagtagaacactagtaaaacaccagtacaacaccagtgaaaacttaacacagtatactgcggtacgaaacttataaaaaaaacatagtaaaaaaagtaaaaaataccgcctggcagcatttttgtaaaaaaatagtaaaagttagtataccatgtaaatatTCCTAACTTTATCATTcccaaatccaaaaaaaaaaaaaacaaaaaaagaactAACCTTTGAAGACATTCCTATTCTTAAAATCAATAATATAAGAGATCTCATCAACCCCAATCTTCTGCAAAAACCCCCAAAAACCATACAATCAAAAATTAGGTCAAAATTTCCCCTTttgaaaaaacaataaaattaagtgTAAAGATAAGACCTTTGGTGCAAGATTGAGCTGGAAAACGAGATTGACTTTGTTGCAGAGCTGTTTACCCTCTTGGGTTTCGAAATGTTGTTTCATCAAATCGAACAAAGTCTCTGGCTTTATCTGAAGAGAGGTCGCCATTGTCTTCTCCGATGAGAAATttgagttgttgttgttgttagtgTAGTTTAATGAATATGAGCCTTACCGTACTGAATCATTATCATCATGATCCTTTCCCTACCCTATAAAGATGGGATTTTTTTTGGTTGGTTTATCATAAATTCAATCACAACAACTTTATACCTACTTGCTTTTATTGAGTTTTGTTAAGATTAGTATGGTGATATGGAAAAGGGAAAAGACCATGCACCAATGTcatatgtaattaatttttgttggtacactagtattattattaagagTATTTTTCGGAATAAATAGTTAAGTTTAATTTCGTAAgtaaattgatatttaaatttaatttttatggtaataatatttaaattatatttttgaaatttctgTAGGTATCTGATCGTTAAGTGTCAAGTTAATAGTCACGTGAGCAAATTTAGTGAATGGTAGGAGAAAAatattgtgccacgtgtacactgtgtccAGTCCAACATGACACTTAACACCTAAAATGGACGAAAAGGGTAAATTGCTAACAAAATACGAGTATTGGGGGTTTTACCGCCCAAATTTGGGTTTTGGGGTTAAGTGAAACTAAAATAAAAGTTTTGGAggttttgccgccatttactctataatttaatatagattttatatattttaatctaATATTTATTATGAAATATCACTGACCACTATAACACAGTTATCTTGTGATTGTCTTAAACACTAGTgatgtttaaattattttttagtagtGAAAATACTTTTCAAATAAGTTTTAAGGGAAGTTTGGTGTAGTCGTTTGTTTAACGATTAAATTTGTCTATGTGTTGTTAAATTTactcaaagttttttttttaacaaaaacatAGAGTCTAAAAAATTGATCAATTAAATCCTCGGCCatatactaataagaaaatttaGATACGAAAGTGCATCAACTAAAACAACTCTACCTTGCAACCCAAAATTGAACTCAAGACCAcaagaaaaatgaagaaaaaatacCACGAAGCACCATCCATCGCGTTGTAAAAGACTAGAAGCATAAAGTCTCAATCACCGTTAGCACTAACAATGACGAAAAAGAAGCACCAACCCCTCTATCTAGCCCAACCTCGCAATCTCATGATAAGGGCACCTCTAATGCAAGAAGAAGCATCGGTGGTGCCCAAATTATGAGTAGCAAACTCTATAATAGGTTTTGATAAGGGTTGAGAAAAGTCTAAGACTTAACGAGAAAAGTGTGTGACttttgatgatgaagatgaagaaagtGGGAGGAGACTTGCAAGTAGTGGTGGACAACatccaattcaattcaattGAACTGAA
This region of Cannabis sativa cultivar Pink pepper isolate KNU-18-1 chromosome 7, ASM2916894v1, whole genome shotgun sequence genomic DNA includes:
- the LOC115696900 gene encoding sterol carrier protein 2, whose product is MATSLQIKPETLFDLMKQHFETQEGKQLCNKVNLVFQLNLAPKKIGVDEISYIIDFKNRNVFKGKLEGEEKPDVTFSFKEDDFMRIALRKLNPQVAFMRGLVKVKGSLTAAQKFSPEIFPKFPVSKL